From Mytilus edulis chromosome 9, xbMytEdul2.2, whole genome shotgun sequence, the proteins below share one genomic window:
- the LOC139489118 gene encoding somatostatin receptor type 2-like, with the protein MDANGSDILQNLYCDDNVTDEFENGTNQTYEAINKAAMTVFLVSSYSLICVGGLVGNLLVIYVVTRFAKMKTVTNLYILNLAISDVLFLISLPFLITTTILEHWIFETAMCKIFFVLYAINFVTSVFTLTALSGDRYLAVCHPIRSGQYRTTNKAFFICLCIWTVSFIVMLPIILYSNTVPNPKNHDWQTCTIKWPKNQLISPNKAFTWYTFLLGFAIPVSMISVFYLSVVLRLKTVGPAVKSKEKKRSHRKVTKMVLTVISVYVICWLPHWVFQVNLTFHQGTSPTKWQIYVFNAFTVLTFANSMLNPLLYAFLSDNFRKSFAKAFKCATQAEINKSLINENSVFTKLSGKRKNGKNNNRKSERYELTTQTVAEKSGLMKSESVPYLNEEEKRLMDKNTNMYVDKESQT; encoded by the coding sequence ATGGATGCAAATGGCTCTGATATTTTACAGAATCTTTACTGTGATGATAACGTCACGGACGAATTCGAAAACGGGACGAATCAGACTTACGAAGCTATAAACAAGGCGGCCATGACAGTTTTTTTAGTTTCGTCGTATTCTTTGATATGTGTCGGTGGATTGGTTGGTAATCTGTTAGTCATATATGTTGTAACCCGATTTGCTAAAATGAAAACGGTTACCAATTTGTATATTCTCAATCTTGCGATTTCGGATGTTTTGTTTCTTATAAGCTTGCCATTTCTCATTACAACGACAATTTTAGAACACTGGATATTCGAAACAGCCATGTGTAAGATTTTCTTTGTATTGTATGCTATAAATTTCGTTACAAGCGTTTTTACATTGACGGCTTTGAGTGGAGACCGTTATCTTGCCGTGTGCCATCCGATACGATCAGGACAATACCGTACCACAAACAAGGCGTTCTTCATATGTCTATGCATTTGGACTGTTTCATTTATCGTGATGCTTCCAATTATTCTTTACTCAAATACTGTACCGAATCCGAAGAATCACGATTGGCAAACTTGTACCATTAAATGGCCGAAAAATCAACTGATATCACCAAACAAAGCGTTTACATGGTATACCTTCTTGCTTGGCTTCGCAATACCTGTGTCTATGATTTCCGTGTTTTACCTCTCAGTTGTGCTAAGACTTAAAACTGTTGGACCAGCAGTaaaatcgaaagaaaagaaaagatCGCATAGGaaagtaacaaaaatggtactaaCTGTAATATCAGTTTACGTTATTTGCTGGTTACCACATTGGGTTTTCCAAGTAAACCTGACTTTTCATCAGGGAACTAGTCCAACAAAATGGCAAATTTACGTGTTTAATGCATTTACAGTCTTAACATTTGCAAACAGTATGCTTAATCCTCTATTATACGCTTTCTTAAGTGACAACTTTAGAAAAAGTTTTGCAAAAGCATTTAAATGTGCCACACAAGCCGAAATCAACAAAAGTTTGATCAACGAAAATAGTGTTTTTACCAAACTAAGCGGGAAGCGTAAGAATGGTAAAAATAACAATCGGAAATCAGAACGTTACGAACTAACTACTCAAACTGTTGCCGAAAAATCTGGACTTATGAAATCTGAAAGTGTACCTTATCTGAATGAAGAAGAAAAACGTTTAATGGACAAGAACACTAACATGTATGTGGACAAAGAGAGCCAGACATAA